One window of Thermus thermamylovorans genomic DNA carries:
- a CDS encoding tautomerase family protein: protein MVVLRVTLLEGRPLEKKRELVRRLTEMASRLLEEPYEEVRVILYEVRRDQWAAGGVLFSDKEGA, encoded by the coding sequence ATGGTGGTGCTCAGGGTGACCCTATTGGAGGGGCGTCCTTTAGAAAAGAAGCGGGAGCTGGTACGAAGGCTCACGGAGATGGCCTCGAGGCTCCTCGAGGAACCCTACGAGGAGGTGCGGGTCATCCTTTACGAGGTGCGGCGGGATCAGTGGGCGGCAGGGGGCGTCCTCTT
- the dmpG gene encoding 4-hydroxy-2-oxovalerate aldolase → MSFDLSFAKPPVVVDTTLRDGSHAHRHQYTPEEARAIAQALDAAGIYALEVAHGDGLGGSSLQYGFSRVSELELIRAVREVVQRAKVAALLLPGIGTRKELKEAVEAGVQMVRIATQCTEADISEQHFGMAKEMGLLAVGFLMMSHMRPPEFLAEQALLMESYGADVVYIVDSAGAMLPEDAYLRVRALKEALKRAKVGFHAHNNLGLAIGNTLAALAAGADWVDGTLRGYGAGAGNAATEVLAAVLDKAGLNPGLEVFKLLDAAEYLVGPILHFQPYPDRDSVAIGYAGVYSTFLLHAKRIGKELGVDPLAILLELGRRQAVAGQEDWILRVALELKEKEAGALAD, encoded by the coding sequence GTGAGCTTTGATCTGTCCTTTGCCAAGCCTCCTGTGGTGGTAGACACCACGCTCCGAGATGGCTCCCATGCCCACCGCCATCAGTACACCCCAGAGGAGGCCCGAGCCATTGCCCAGGCCCTGGATGCGGCCGGGATCTACGCCCTAGAGGTCGCCCACGGGGACGGGTTGGGGGGGAGCTCGCTTCAGTACGGCTTCTCCCGGGTGAGCGAGCTGGAACTCATCCGGGCGGTGCGGGAGGTGGTCCAAAGGGCTAAGGTGGCGGCGCTCCTCCTTCCCGGGATCGGCACCCGGAAGGAGCTCAAGGAGGCGGTGGAGGCCGGTGTCCAGATGGTGCGCATCGCCACCCAGTGCACCGAGGCGGACATCTCCGAGCAGCACTTCGGCATGGCCAAGGAGATGGGCCTTCTGGCCGTGGGCTTCCTCATGATGAGCCACATGCGCCCGCCGGAGTTCCTCGCCGAGCAGGCCCTCCTGATGGAGAGCTACGGGGCGGATGTGGTGTACATCGTGGACTCGGCCGGGGCCATGCTGCCCGAGGATGCTTACCTGCGGGTGAGGGCGCTCAAGGAAGCCCTGAAGCGGGCCAAGGTGGGCTTCCATGCCCACAACAACCTGGGCCTGGCTATCGGCAATACCCTGGCCGCCTTGGCCGCGGGGGCGGACTGGGTGGACGGCACCCTCCGTGGCTACGGGGCGGGGGCGGGGAACGCGGCCACGGAGGTTCTGGCCGCGGTCTTGGACAAGGCGGGCCTCAACCCGGGCCTGGAGGTCTTCAAGCTCCTGGACGCAGCGGAGTACCTGGTGGGGCCCATCCTCCACTTCCAGCCCTACCCGGACCGGGACTCCGTGGCCATCGGTTACGCCGGGGTCTACTCTACCTTCCTCCTCCACGCCAAAAGGATCGGCAAGGAGCTCGGGGTGGATCCCCTAGCCATCCTGTTGGAGCTTGGGCGCAGGCAGGCGGTGGCGGGGCAGGAGGACTGGATCCTGCGGGTGGCCTTGGAACTCAAGGAGAAGGAAGCCGGAGCGTTGGCAGACTGA